The following proteins are co-located in the Candidatus Methylomirabilota bacterium genome:
- a CDS encoding thiamine pyrophosphate-binding protein codes for MDKLTGGQAVVELLKAEQVRHIFGIVGATFLDVLDALYDERSVAYINVRHEQAAAFMADGLARVTDLPGVCLVTSGPGATNLLTGVAAAYVAHSPVVVLVGGISLEHSQKDAFQEFDLISMFRPVTKLAVQITRPERIPELLRSAFRAAMTGRRGPVFVEIPRDVLNDQVVSAELLAPERYRVTQPQPPHPEAIREAARRLRQAERPLLLVGGGVSRADANALVVRLGEQCSMPMITAYGRNDAVPNAHPLYVGPLGRAGSPEAAAACRRADLLLVVGSRLAHFTSHFDDRYIRPGTPIIQIDVDSRDIGRYYPVAVGIQADAREACLALLEALAGDGVSHDRPAWRKEAETLRDQRRARLAAEAGLEAKPMKPQRVYAELRRALPPETIVTLDAGAAPAYGYDRLHFARPRTLLTPLDLGGLGFAFPEALGAKLGRPQAPVLAIHEDGGFLMNAQELETAVRHGINVVTVVMNNGCWGSEKAYQKHFYGGRYIGCDIGNPRYDQYARLFGAEGYYVDHPDQVGDAIQAALSSGKPAVVEIPIDPEEFPTPATAVRREAASSQR; via the coding sequence ATGGACAAGCTGACGGGCGGACAGGCCGTGGTCGAGTTGCTGAAGGCCGAGCAGGTGCGGCACATCTTCGGGATCGTGGGCGCGACGTTCCTGGACGTCCTCGATGCGCTCTACGACGAGCGCAGCGTGGCGTACATCAACGTGCGCCACGAACAGGCCGCCGCCTTCATGGCCGACGGATTGGCTCGCGTGACCGATTTGCCGGGCGTCTGCCTCGTGACCAGCGGTCCGGGGGCCACCAACCTCCTGACAGGGGTGGCGGCGGCGTACGTGGCCCATTCCCCCGTCGTCGTCCTCGTCGGGGGCATCTCCCTGGAGCATTCCCAGAAAGACGCGTTCCAGGAATTCGACCTGATCAGCATGTTCCGACCCGTGACCAAGCTCGCCGTCCAGATCACCAGGCCCGAACGCATCCCCGAGCTGCTGCGCTCGGCGTTTCGCGCCGCCATGACGGGCCGTCGCGGCCCCGTCTTCGTCGAGATTCCTCGCGACGTCCTGAACGACCAGGTGGTGAGCGCCGAGCTCCTCGCCCCCGAAAGGTACCGGGTCACTCAGCCGCAGCCGCCCCACCCGGAGGCCATTCGCGAGGCGGCGCGTCGGCTGCGCCAGGCGGAGCGCCCCCTCCTGCTGGTCGGCGGCGGTGTCAGCCGGGCCGATGCCAACGCGCTGGTCGTTCGCCTGGGCGAGCAGTGCTCGATGCCGATGATCACCGCCTACGGCCGGAACGACGCCGTGCCCAACGCGCATCCTTTATATGTAGGCCCCCTCGGGCGCGCCGGCTCACCGGAGGCGGCCGCCGCCTGCCGACGGGCCGACCTGCTCCTGGTCGTCGGCTCGCGGCTCGCGCACTTCACGTCCCACTTCGACGATCGCTACATCCGGCCGGGGACGCCGATCATCCAGATCGACGTCGACAGCCGCGACATCGGTCGCTACTATCCGGTCGCCGTCGGCATCCAGGCCGACGCCCGGGAAGCCTGCCTGGCCCTCCTCGAGGCGCTCGCTGGGGACGGCGTCTCCCACGACCGGCCGGCGTGGCGGAAAGAAGCGGAAACCCTTCGAGACCAGCGCCGCGCTCGGCTCGCGGCCGAGGCCGGCCTCGAGGCGAAGCCCATGAAGCCTCAGCGTGTCTATGCGGAGCTGCGTCGCGCCCTGCCGCCGGAGACGATCGTCACCCTCGATGCCGGAGCGGCACCCGCCTACGGATACGATCGCCTGCACTTCGCGCGGCCCCGCACGCTTCTCACGCCGCTCGATCTCGGAGGGCTGGGCTTCGCCTTTCCCGAGGCCCTCGGCGCCAAGCTCGGCCGCCCCCAGGCGCCGGTGCTCGCCATCCACGAGGATGGAGGCTTCCTGATGAACGCTCAGGAGCTGGAGACGGCCGTGCGGCACGGCATCAACGTCGTGACCGTGGTGATGAACAACGGGTGCTGGGGATCGGAGAAGGCCTACCAGAAGCACTTCTACGGCGGGCGGTACATCGGCTGTGACATCGGGAACCCGCGCTACGACCAGTACGCCAGGCTCTTCGGCGCCGAGGGGTATTATGTGGACCACCCCGATCAGGTCGGCGACGCGATTCAGGCGGCGCTCTCCTCCGGCAAGCCCGCGGTCGTCGAAATCCCGATCGACCCTGAAGAGTTCCCCACCCCGGCGACGGCGGTCCGCCGGGAGGCAGCGAGTTCGCAGCGGTGA
- a CDS encoding heme-binding protein: MRMERLLSLVVGTVLVFAAASASAQAQAPPPYGTPISLEQAKKVMTGAEAEARKNNWNVVIAILDSGGNVVMLHRMDGAQFGSIEVARDKAYSAVAFRRPTKVFEDLVGQGGANLRLLRLSGASPLEGGLPIVIDGRIAGGIGVSGVTSQQDAQIGRAGIEGLK; the protein is encoded by the coding sequence ATGAGGATGGAAAGGCTCCTGTCCCTGGTCGTCGGCACGGTGCTCGTCTTCGCGGCCGCTTCGGCAAGCGCGCAGGCGCAGGCGCCGCCGCCCTACGGCACCCCGATCTCGCTCGAGCAGGCCAAAAAGGTGATGACGGGCGCGGAGGCCGAGGCGCGCAAGAACAACTGGAACGTGGTGATCGCCATCCTGGACTCCGGCGGCAACGTCGTGATGCTCCACCGCATGGACGGCGCGCAGTTCGGGAGCATCGAGGTCGCGCGCGACAAGGCATACTCGGCGGTGGCCTTCCGCCGGCCCACCAAGGTGTTCGAGGACCTCGTCGGGCAGGGCGGCGCAAACCTGCGCCTCCTCCGACTCTCCGGCGCCAGCCCCCTCGAGGGCGGACTGCCCATCGTCATCGACGGGAGGATCGCCGGCGGGATCGGCGTCTCCGGCGTGACTTCCCAGCAGGACGCCCAGATCGGGCGGGCGGGGATCGAGGGCTTGAAGTAG